In one Halichondria panicea chromosome 4, odHalPani1.1, whole genome shotgun sequence genomic region, the following are encoded:
- the LOC135334807 gene encoding sushi, von Willebrand factor type A, EGF and pentraxin domain-containing protein 1-like has protein sequence MYFVEYVFTMSGPCSDIPPLMNGDITYNGGLVDSRPVDTIATYTCDNGYTATGGIFRFCQNDGTWSATAPTCQLNTGPTEPPTTCPGLTVPNGMISYNMATTSPIPVDTVATYTCDTGYTLNGVSTRTCRSNGTWSGSASICQINCRDLPLVTNGMIMYSAESTNNRPFLSRALHSCNPGYTLTGGTFSVGTTRFCVSGGMWDGSDPTCQRPCFDLPPLMNGGITYTDGLADSRPVSTIATHICDNGYTLTTGGSFRTCQNEGTWDGTTPTCQLNTGPTEPPTTCPGLTVPANGMISYNMGTVSLRPVGTVATYTCDTGYTLNGVSTRTCGSDGVWSGSALICQTDTVNERPTEPPTTCPDLTVPANGVIIYSSGTSPHPQGTVATQSCLNGYVPSTTSTATRVCGAERLWSGSALTCQLTEVITTSSPTAIPGDTGASNTGGVVAGVVIVLLILAAVIVVGIIVGVYFWRKLRGNQTKYSPSPRHAPPPRPTPYQASFKKSNGQDSKVSIQKVDEPSIVEFPSDTHVTEGEEVYLRVKVGGHPPPSLTWYHDGRKVTADYATELDQDGGLSFPSVETKHAGVYKLVVTGASGSTTQQVVTVTVMSEGGEASEGVDYAPIPVTEFGAYVADLHVGSNKKFKDLYKNLDSGERGHPVIISVTPENKLNNRFGNIAVCECIS, from the exons ATGTACTTTGTTGAATATGTGTTCACTATGTCAGGACCTTGTTCTGATATCCCACCACTAATGAATGGAGACATTACCTACAATGGTGGACTTGTTGACAGCAGACCTGTTGATACCATTGCTACCTacacttgtgacaatggataCACTGCCACTGGAGGGATTTTCAGATTTTGTCAGAATGATGGAACCTGGAGTGCAACAGCTCCAACCTGTCAAT TGAACACAGGACCCActgaaccacccaccacctgtcCTGGCCTCACTGTAcccaatggaatgatcagctACAATATGGCGACCACTAGTCCAAtaccagtggacactgtggccacctacacctgtgacactggctacactctcaatggagtcAGCACCAGGACCTGTAGGAGTAATGGGacgtggagtgggtcagcttCAATTTGTCAAA TTAACTGCCGTGACTTACCCTTAGTGACGAATGggatgattatgtacagtgctgAATCCACTAACAACAGACCTTTCCTCTCTCGTGCTCTGCACTCCTGCaaccctggctacactctcactggaggtacTTTCAGTGTAGGTACCACCAGGTTCTGTGTGAGTGGAGGAATGTGGGATGGATCAGATCCAacttgtcagc GACCTTGTTTTGATTTACCACCACTAATGAATGGAGGCATTACCTACACTGATGGACTTGCTGACAGCAGACCTGTTAGTACAATTGCTACCCACATTTGTGacaatggctacactctcactacTGGAGGGAGTTTCAGAACTTGTCAGAATGAAGGGACCTGGGATGGAACAACTCCAACCTGTCAAT TGAACACAGGACCCActgaaccacccaccacctgtcctggcctcactgtaccagccaatggaatgatcagctACAATATGGGGACTGTTAGTCTGAGACCAGtgggcactgtggccacctacacctgtgacactggctacactctcaatggagtcagcaccaggacttgtgggagtgatggagtgtggagtgggtcagcttTAATTTGTCAAA CTGATACAGTGAACGAAAGACCCActgaaccacccaccacctgtcCTGACCTCACTGTACCAGCCAATGGAGTGATCATCTACAGCTCTGGTACCTCACCACACCCTCAGGGAACAGTGGCTACACAGAGCTGCTTGAATGGATACGTACCCTCCACTACCAGCACTGCTACCAGAGTGTGTGGAGCTGAAAGATtatggagtgggtcagctctCACTTGTCAAT TGACTGAGGTAATCACTACCTCTTCCCCCACTGCAA TCCCTGGTGACACTGGAGCTAGCAACACAGGAGGTGTGGTGGCAGGTGTAGTCATTGTGTTACTCATTCTAGCCGCTGTCATTGTGGTGGGTATCATTGTCGGGGTCTACTTCTGGAG GAAACTTCGTGGCAACCAGACCAAGTACAGCCCCTCCCCACGccatgcccctccccctcgcCCCACCCCCTATCAAGCATCCTTCAAGAAGAGCAACGGACAAGACAGTAAAGTCTCCATCCAGAAAGTCGACG AGCCTAGTATAGTAGAGTTTCCTAGTGATACTCATGTGacggagggggaggaggtgtaTCTGAGGGTGAAGGTGGGAggtcaccctccacccagtctcACCTGGTACCACGATGGTAGGAAGGTGACTGCAGACTATGCCACAGaactggaccaggacggtggaTTATCCTTCCCTAGTGTGGAGACTAAGCATGCTG GTGTGTATAAACTGGTGGTTACTGGAGCCTCAGGGTCAACAACACAACAGGTCGTCACGGTAACAGTGATGAGTGAGGGTGGTGAGgctagtgagggggtggactACGCCCCCATACCTGTGACAGAGTTTGGAGCGTACGTGGCTGACCTCCATGTTGGCAGCAATAAGAAGTTCAAAGATCTCTACAAG aatctGGACAGTGGGGAGAGGGGTCATCCAGTGATTATTTCAGTGACTCCTGAGAACAAACTCAACAACAGATTTGGCAACattgctgtgtgtgagtgcatATCCTGA
- the LOC135334820 gene encoding receptor-type tyrosine-protein phosphatase alpha-like isoform X1: MNFFFSSQGYKKPKKFIATQGPLPGTLVDFWRLMWQERPPIIVMLTNLMENNKIKCEQYWPESGKKQFGPFTVAITDQQILADYTIRTLEASLDGDRRVLRVKLFHFTAWPDHGVPDYATPILGFHRRVQSQHKPSKGPILIHCSAGVGRTGTYIAIDNVLDQISVDGLIDISGTIVKSRNQRMKLVQTQDQYVFIHDAILESVTCGDTQISAGDLRRQIQKMSLVSPGKTISDFQYQFQILEQVTPNPKEVRSPIAVKNAARNRNMDYLPPETSRVILKGEQPDYIHAVFAHGYKHQKAYIIAQNPLDSTVRNFWKVIFERKCAAVVMLTPLSENGQEACSQYWPESGNVTSFGEFTIDNLGEETNTGFVMRQLSVLNEKTQKAHQLTQFHITNWNSSGKCENLKTVTDVNEEVIKVQRRTGNNPVLVHCNDTATRSGMYCSVGTTIDRCKTEGVVDVFQVVKALRVHKPGAVPSVVSSSAAYIVGGLYYCKSQTLPRTCTNTYCLIQDIVKASSLCTVD; this comes from the exons ATGAATTTTTTCTTCTCTTCTCAGGGATACAAGAAACCTAAAAAGTTCATAGCAACACAAG gaccacTGCCAGGAACTCTGGTGGACTTCTGGCGTCTCATGTGGCAGGAGAGACCACCCATAATAGTCATGCTCACCAACCTCATGGAGAACAACAAGATCAAGTGTGAACAGTACTGGCCAGAGTCTGGGAAGAAGCAGTTTGGACCATTCACAGTGGCCATTACAGATCAGCAGATACTGGCTGACTACACCATCAGAACACTGGAGGCTTCA TTGGATGGAGACCGCCGTGTGCTGAGAGTCAAGCTATTCCATTTCACTGCCTGGCCTGATCACGGTGTGCCTGactatgccacgcccattctTGGGTTCCATCGTCGGGTCCAGTCCCAACACAAGCCATCGAAAGGTCCTATTCTGATCCACTGCAGTGCTGGTGTGGGACGCACAGGCACTTACATTGCCATTGATAATGTCCTCGATCAGATCTCAGTCGATGGTCTCATTGATATTTCTGGTACCATTGTCAAATCTCGCAACCAGAGGATGAAGCTTGTACAAACACAG GACCAATATGTGTTCATCCACGATGCTATCCTGGAGTCAGTGACATGTGGAGACACTCAGATCAGTGCTGGAGATCTGCGCAGACAGATACAGAAGATGTCATTAGTGTCCCCGGGAAAAACCATCTCAGATTTCCAATACCAGTTTCAAATTCTGGAACAGGTTACTCCAAATCCTAAAGAAGTTCGAAGTCCTATTGCTGTTAAGAATGCTGCCAGGAACAGGAACATGGACTACCTGCCAC CTGAGACCAGTCGTGTGATTCTGAAGGGAGAGCAACCTGACTACATTCAtgctgtgtttgctcat ggCTACAAGCACCAGAAGGCATACATCATTGCCCAGAATCCACTGGACTCAACTGTGCGTAACTTCTGGAAGGTGATCTTTGAAAGGAAGTGTGCGGCTGTTGTGATGTTGACTCCACTCAGTGAGAATGGGCAG gaggcatgctcccagtactggccagagaGTGGCAATGTCACCTCCTTCGGTGAGTTCACCATCGATAACTTGGGGGAGGAAACCAACACTGGGTTCGTTATGAGGCAACTGAGCGTCCTCAATGAAAAG ACCCAAAAGGCCCATCAATTGACTCAGTTCCACATCACTAACTGGAATAGCAGTGGAAAGTGTGAGAACCTCAAGACTGTAACTGACGTGAATGAGGAGGTTATAAAGGTTCAAAGGAGGACTGGAAACAACCCTGTGCTGGTCCATTGCAA TGACACTGCGACCCGCTCTGGTATGTACTGCTCTGTAGGTACTACCATTGACCGTTGCAAGACAGAGGGAGTGGTGGATGTGTTCCAggtggtcaaggctctcaggGTCCACAAGCCAGGGGCAGTACCCTCAGTTGTGAGTTCATCTGCTGCTTACATAGTGGGAGGCTTGTACTATTGCAAGAGCCAGACCTTGCCTAGgacctgtaccaacacatactgTTTAATACAAGATATTGTGAAAGCTTCAAGCCTCTGTACTGTTGATTAG
- the LOC135334820 gene encoding receptor-type tyrosine-protein phosphatase alpha-like isoform X2 → MNFFFSSQGYKKPKKFIATQGPLPGTLVDFWRLMWQERPPIIVMLTNLMENNKIKCEQYWPESGKKQFGPFTVAITDQQILADYTIRTLEASLDGDRRVLRVKLFHFTAWPDHGVPDYATPILGFHRRVQSQHKPSKGPILIHCSAGVGRTGTYIAIDNVLDQISVDGLIDISGTIVKSRNQRMKLVQTQDQYVFIHDAILESVTCGDTQISAGDLRRQIQKMSLVSPGKTISDFQYQFQILEQVTPNPKEVRSPIAVKNAARNRNMDYLPPETSRVILKGEQPDYIHAVFAHGYKHQKAYIIAQNPLDSTVRNFWKVIFERKCAAVVMLTPLSENGQEACSQYWPESGNVTSFGEFTIDNLGEETNTGFVMRQLSVLNEKTQKAHQLTQFHITNWNSSGKCENLKTVTDVNEEVIKVQRRTGNNPVLVHCNDTATRSGMYCSVGTTIDRCKTEGVVDVFQVVKALRVHKPGAVPSVDNYKDLFDATLVYLDSFDNYANFQDI, encoded by the exons ATGAATTTTTTCTTCTCTTCTCAGGGATACAAGAAACCTAAAAAGTTCATAGCAACACAAG gaccacTGCCAGGAACTCTGGTGGACTTCTGGCGTCTCATGTGGCAGGAGAGACCACCCATAATAGTCATGCTCACCAACCTCATGGAGAACAACAAGATCAAGTGTGAACAGTACTGGCCAGAGTCTGGGAAGAAGCAGTTTGGACCATTCACAGTGGCCATTACAGATCAGCAGATACTGGCTGACTACACCATCAGAACACTGGAGGCTTCA TTGGATGGAGACCGCCGTGTGCTGAGAGTCAAGCTATTCCATTTCACTGCCTGGCCTGATCACGGTGTGCCTGactatgccacgcccattctTGGGTTCCATCGTCGGGTCCAGTCCCAACACAAGCCATCGAAAGGTCCTATTCTGATCCACTGCAGTGCTGGTGTGGGACGCACAGGCACTTACATTGCCATTGATAATGTCCTCGATCAGATCTCAGTCGATGGTCTCATTGATATTTCTGGTACCATTGTCAAATCTCGCAACCAGAGGATGAAGCTTGTACAAACACAG GACCAATATGTGTTCATCCACGATGCTATCCTGGAGTCAGTGACATGTGGAGACACTCAGATCAGTGCTGGAGATCTGCGCAGACAGATACAGAAGATGTCATTAGTGTCCCCGGGAAAAACCATCTCAGATTTCCAATACCAGTTTCAAATTCTGGAACAGGTTACTCCAAATCCTAAAGAAGTTCGAAGTCCTATTGCTGTTAAGAATGCTGCCAGGAACAGGAACATGGACTACCTGCCAC CTGAGACCAGTCGTGTGATTCTGAAGGGAGAGCAACCTGACTACATTCAtgctgtgtttgctcat ggCTACAAGCACCAGAAGGCATACATCATTGCCCAGAATCCACTGGACTCAACTGTGCGTAACTTCTGGAAGGTGATCTTTGAAAGGAAGTGTGCGGCTGTTGTGATGTTGACTCCACTCAGTGAGAATGGGCAG gaggcatgctcccagtactggccagagaGTGGCAATGTCACCTCCTTCGGTGAGTTCACCATCGATAACTTGGGGGAGGAAACCAACACTGGGTTCGTTATGAGGCAACTGAGCGTCCTCAATGAAAAG ACCCAAAAGGCCCATCAATTGACTCAGTTCCACATCACTAACTGGAATAGCAGTGGAAAGTGTGAGAACCTCAAGACTGTAACTGACGTGAATGAGGAGGTTATAAAGGTTCAAAGGAGGACTGGAAACAACCCTGTGCTGGTCCATTGCAA TGACACTGCGACCCGCTCTGGTATGTACTGCTCTGTAGGTACTACCATTGACCGTTGCAAGACAGAGGGAGTGGTGGATGTGTTCCAggtggtcaaggctctcaggGTCCACAAGCCAGGGGCAGTACCCTCAGTT GACAACTACAAGGATCTGTTTGATGCTACTCTGGTCTACTTGGACTCCTTTGACAACTATGCCAACTTTCAAGATATTTGA
- the LOC135334821 gene encoding CUB and sushi domain-containing protein 3-like, producing the protein MIIYNMGTASPRPVNTVATYTCNTGYTLNGGTTTTCVSDGMWSGVSDCQPNCLDLPSLTNGMIMYSPAGSTDNIPFLASAVYSCNPGYTLTGGTTRICVNGGSWDGSAPTCQRHCFDLPPLMNGGITYTGGLTDSRPINTFATYTCDNGYTITAGGSFRVCRNDGTWSGTAPTCQVNTATEPPTTCPDLTVPTNGMISYNMGTASPRPVGTVAIYTCNTGYTLNGGAKRVCVSGGRWSGSASVCQVNTGPTEPPTTCPDLTVPANGMIGYNMGTASLRPEDTMATYTCDTGYTLNGGITRTCESDGMWSGSPPTCRATCPDLTVPANGVIIYSSSTASHPQGTVATHNCTEGYGLSGGMERTCQSDRTWSGVIITCQQLPPVYVSVGTTNYAANNSQVAIDTIGEADDEALICRTDNAQCCRGNDGLAAGEWRFPNGDVVPRRANVSTSVPFFSSRDTGALRLHHRDTAQTPTGSYCCVISDNTEASTTFCVHLVTEAITTLLKSLVELTTQEVWRQV; encoded by the exons atgatcatcTACAATATGGGGACTGCTAGTCCAAGACCAGtgaacactgtggccacctacacctgtaacactggctacactctcaatggaggcactACCACGACTTGTGTgagtgatggaatgtggagtggtgTTTCAGattgtcagc CTAACTGCCTTGACTTACCCtcactgaccaatgggatgattatgtacagtCCTGCTGGGTCCACTGACAACATACCTTTCCTCGCTAGTGCTGTGTACTCCTGTaaccctggctacactctcactggaggcaCCACCAGGATCTGTGTGAATGGAGGGAGCTGGGATGggtcagctccaacttgtcagc GACATTGTTTTGATTTACCACCACTAATGAATGGAGGCATTACCTACACTGGTGGACTTACTGACAGCAGACCTATTAATACCTTTGCTACCTACACTTGTGACAATGGTTACACTATCACTGCTGGAGGGAGTTTCAGAGTTTGTCGGAATGATGGGACCTGGAGTGGaacagctccaacttgtcaag TGAACACAGCCActgaaccacccaccacctgtcctgacctcactgtaccaaccaatggaatgatcagctACAATATGGGGACTGCTAGTCCAAGACCAGTGGGCACTGTGGCAatctacacctgtaacactggctacactctcaatggaggtgCCAAAAGAGTCTGTGTGAGCGGAGGGAGGTGGAGTGGATCAGCTTCAGTATGTCAAG TGAACACAGGACCCACTGAACCACCCACCACTTGTCCAGACCTCACTGTACCAGCCAATGGGATGATCGGCTACAATATGGGGACTGCTAGTCTGAGACCAGAGGACActatggccacctacacctgtgacactggctacactctcaatggaggtatcaccaggacttgtgagagtgatggaatgtggagtgggtcacctCCAACTTGTCGAG CCACCTGTCCTGACCTCACTGTACCAGCCAATGGAGTGATCATCTACAGCTCTAGTACCGCATCACACCCTCAGGGAACCGTGGCTACACACAACTGTACTGAGGGGTACGGACTGTCTGGTGGGATGGAGAGAACGTGTCAGTCTGACAGAACATGGAGTGGAGTGATCATCACCTGCCAACAAT taCCGCCTGTCTACGTCTCCGTGGGAACCACCAACTATGCTGCTAATAACTCACAGGTTGCTATAGACACCATCGGAGAGGCTGATGATGAGGCGCTTATCTGCAGAACTGACAATGCTCAGTGTTGTCGTGGAAACGATGGTCTTGCAGCCGGGGAGTGGAGGTTTCCCAATGGAGACGTTGTTCCCAGACGTGCTAATGTTAGCACCTCTGTTCCCTTTTTTTCTTCTCGGGATACAGGTGCACTCAGACTCCATCACCGTGATACTGCTCAAACTCCAACTGGCTCCTACTGCTGTGTGATTTCTGATAACACTGAAGCAAGCACAACATTCTGTGTGCATTTAG TGACTGAAGCCATCACTACTCTCCTGAAA TCCCTGGTGGAGCTAACAACACAGGAGGTGTGGCGGCAGGTGTAG